In Rhizorhabdus phycosphaerae, the genomic stretch CCCTCTCCTCTTCAATAATATCTGCTCGGCCTCGGCCATGTGGGCAGCCAATGCGGCGACCGTCATCGCCTCGGCCGACAGCGCCGACGGACGCGTCCATTTCGTGACGGCCAATCTGGCAACCATGCTTCACCGCAGCTTCGAAGCCGTCGACACCTTCGCGATGCTGCGCCGCATTTTTGCCGACGAGAGCAGTTTCGGGGTTCATCCCGCCCTCCCCGCCACGCAGCATTTCAGCGACGAAGGCGCGGCGAACCATATGCGGCTGACGCCGCAGCACGGCACCCGCGGCCTCAACGTCTTCATTCATGGGGCCCAGCGTGGCAGCCGCTTCCCCGAACGCCAGGCCAGGCGCGCCGGCGAGGCGGTTGCGCGTCTTTCCGGTGCGCCCGCGCTGCACATGCTGCAGTCGCAGCGAGCGATCGAGGCCGGCGCCTTCCACAATGACGTCGTCGCCGTCGCCAATGAATATGTGCTGCTGTGCCACGCTGAAGCCTTCGAAGACCGGGACGGCCTGTTCGCCGCTCTCGCCGAGGCGGTGCCCGGCTTCGTTCCGGTCGAGGTCGACAGCATCACGCTGGACGATGCGATCCGCTCCTATCTGTTCAACTCCCAGCTCGTCACCTTGCCGGATGGCAGCATGGCGTTGATCCTGCCGTCCGAGGCGCGCGAACATGAGCGTGTCTGGACCGCTGTCGAGGCGATCGTCGCCGGAAACAACCCGATCGCGCAGGCGATCGTGGTCGATGTCCGCGAGAGCATGCGCAACGGTGGTGGCCCGGCCTGCCTGCGGCTGCGCGTGCCGGTGACCGAAGCGCAACGCGACGCGATCGACCAGCGCTTCCTGCTCGACGAGCGGCGGTGGGAGGCGCTCTGCACCCTGGTCGATCAGCATTGGCCTGAGCAGATCGCCGTATCGGACCTCTGCCTTCCCGAGCTGTGGGAGAACGTGGGACGCGCCCATGACGCGCTCGACGACCTGCTCACGCGCATTTGAACTTGGCCCCGCAATGACGCACAAGCATGCGATGATAACCTGCCTTTCTTATCCCCCGGCCCCCGCATGCTGATCGTCCGCCCGGCGGCGATTCCCGATCTCGATGCGCTGATGGAGCTTGCGATCCTGTCAGGTCGCGGCTTCACCAGCCTGCCCGAGGACGAGGCGACGCTCCTCAACCGGCTGACCCTGTCCGAGGCCAGCTTTCGCGGCGAGCGCGCGCCGCGCGAAGCCTGGTACACGCTGATGCTCGAGGACAGCGAGACCGGCCGGATCGAGGGGCTGTGCGGCGTCCGGGCGGCCGTCGGTGTGGGCCGCCCGCATTTTTCTTTCCGGGTGATGACGCTCGCGCAATTCTCTTCCGCCATCAACACCCGCTTCGACCATCAGGCGCTCGTGCTGGTCAACGAATGTGCGGGCTGGACCGAAGTTGGTTCGCTCTATCTGCGTCCGGAGAGGCGATCGGGCGGCGCCGGCAGCCTGCTTGCGCGCTCGCGCTACATGCTCATCGGTGCCGATCCGAAGCGCTTCTCCGAAACGGTGATGGCTGAGCTGCGTGGCTATTTCGCGCCGGACGGCACCTGTCCCTTCTGGGAAGGCGTTGCGAGCAAGTTCTTCCGCCTGCCCTTCGACGAAGCCGATCATATGGTGATGTCGACCGACGGGCAGTTCATTCTCGACCTGGCACCACGTCATCCCATCTATGTGGAACTGATAGCGGCCAGCGCCGCCGATGCGATCGGCCGGGTCCACGTAGAGGGCGAAGCGGCGCGGGCTATGCTGGAGCATGAAGGCTTTCGTGGGTCCGGCCTCGTCGACATCTTCGATGGCGGGCCGACCTACTCCGCGCCACGCGACGCGATCCGCACGATCGAGCGGTCTGCGCGCCTTTCCGTCCGGCAGGGCGATGTCGGCGACGCTCCGGAGCTTCTGGTGTCGGTGGACTCGATCACCGGCTTTCGCGCGGTCCGCACGAAAGTGCGGATCGACGGCGATGCGGCGATGCTCGACGATGAGGCAATCGACGCATTGCACGTCGGCGAAGGAGACGTCGTGAGAGTAAGGCAGTGATCCGCTCCTTCGATCCGGCCACGGCCGAGCTCGTGTGGGAAGGCGAAGCGACGCCGCCGGGCGATATTGCACCGATGATCGTGGCCGCGCGCGCGTCGCTGTCGGGCTGGGCAGATCGACCGCTCGACGAGCGGATCGCTGTTCTGCGCCGTTATGCGGAGATTCTCACCGAGCGGACGGATGACCTTGCCCGCGTCATATCGCGCGAAACCGGCAAGCCCCTGTGGGAAAGCCGCGCCGAACTCGGCTCCATGGCCGGCAAGGTCGCGGTATCGATCGCCGCCCAGGCCGAACGCGCCGGATCGCGCGAGGCGGAGACCGGCTTCGGCCGGGCCATACTGCGCCATCGACCGCATGGCGTGATGGCGGTCCTCGGCCCTTATAACTTCCCCGGCCATCTGCCCAACGGCCATATCGTCCCGGCCCTGCTGGCGGGCAATGCGGTGGTGTTCAAGCCATCCGAAGAAGCTCCGCTGACCGGCGCGAACATGGTCGCAGCGCTGCACGATGCCGGTGTGCCGCCCGACATTCTCCATCTTGTCCAGGGCGGGCGGGAGCAAGGTGCCGCGCTGATTTCGGCCGATATCGACGGCCTGCTGTTCACCGGCTCAGCCGAAACCGGCCAGCATTTTCGTCGCGCCATGATCGACCGCCCACATGTCGTGCTGGCGCTCGAACTTGGCGGCAACAATCCTCTGATTGCCTGGGGCGATCCGGACGCGATGGCGGCTGCAATCGTGCAGTCCGCCTTCGTCACGACCGGCCAGCGCTGTTCCTGCGCGCGCCGCCTGATCCTCCCCGAGGGGCATGAGGGCGATTCGACGATCGAAGCTGTCCATACACTGGCGGCACGGCTGCGGATCGGCGCATGGGACGATCCGGCCGAGCCCTATATGGGCCCGCTCATCTCGCCGAACGCCGCCCGCAACGCTCTCGAGGCGGTCGAGCGCCTCAAGGCGCTTGGCGCGCGGACGCTGCTGCCGTTCGAGCGGCTCGACCGCAGCGAAGCCTTCGTCACGCCCGGCATGTACGACGTGACAGGCCTGGACGTCCCCGATCGGGAGATTTTCGCGCCGATCCTGCAAATCGTCCGCGTGCCCGATTTCGATGCAGCAATCGATGCAGCCAATGCCACGAGCTTCGGCCTCTCGGCAGGCCTGCTCAGCGACGATGGCGCGCTGTGGCAGCGTTTCCTGCACCGCTCGCGCGCAGGCGTCGTCAACTGGAACCGTCCGACGACGGGTGCGGCGGCGAACATGCCTTTCGGGGGGCTCGGCGAGTCGGGCAACCATCGGCCAAGCGCATATTATGCGGCGGATTATTGCGCCTACCCGGTCGCGAGTTTCGAGGCCGAGGCGGTGCTCGACCTGACCCCAGAACTTGGGGCTCGGCTGCTATGAGCGACCGGGATGCGATCGTCGAGACGCATCGCGGGGCGCTGGATCTGGCCGCCGACGCTCCGATGCTGGCACAGGTCCGGCAATGGAGCGCCATCAACAGCGGGTCGCGCAACATGGACGGGCTTGCGCGACAGGCCGGTTTGCTCGCGGAAGCTTTTGCGATGCTGCCCGGCGCAATCGACCTCGTCGACGCGGTTCCGGGTGAGAATGTCGACGCAGCAGGGACCATCCGGCCGGTCGCCTATGGCCGCCACCTCCACCTCCGCGTCCGGCCGGAGGCTCCGGTCCAGCTCGTGCTTACCGGCCATATGGATACGGTTTTCGCCGAGGATCACCCCTTTCAGGCACTGACCGACCTGGACGGTGGCGCGATCCTCAACGGTCCTGGCGTCGCCGACATGAAGGGCGGCATCGCCGTCATGCTGGCGGCACTGCGCGGCGTCGAAGCATCACCGCTGCGCGAGCGCATCGGCTATGAGGTGGTGATCAACTCGGACGAGGAGATCGGCTCTCCCGGATCCGCCGCGCTGATCGCGCGCGCGGCGCAGGGCAAGCTTGCAGCGCTCACCTATGAGCCTTCGGCCCTGCCGGACGGTACGCTGGCCGGGGCGCGGCCAGGGAGCGGCAATTTCTCGCTGATCGTCTCCGGCCGTTCTGCCCATGCCGGGCGCAATCCGGAAGACGGACGCAACGCGCTCGTCGCGGCCGCGGACCTCGCTCTCCGCCTGTACCAGGCCCGCCGACCGGGCCTGTCGATCAACCCAGCCAAGATCGACGGTGGCGGACCGAACAACATGGTGCCGGACCGCGCCGTGCTGCGCGTGAACCTCCGCCCGGCCCTGCCCGAAGACCAGCACGCGGCCGAAGCCCTGATCGCCGAGACGATCGCTGCCGTCAAAGCCGCACATGGCGTGACGATCCATCTGCACGGCGGCTTCGGCCGGCCTCCGAAACCGCTCGACGCGCGGGCACAGAAGCTGTTCGCTCTCGTCGAAGACAGCGCGGCGCTCCTCGGCCGGCCGATCGGACACCGGCCGAGCGGCGGGGTCTGCGACGGCAACAACATCGCCGCCTGCGGTGTGCCGGTCGTCGACACCATGGGGGTGCGCGGCGGCGCGATCCACTCGGCGGACGAATATCTGATCGTCGAGAGCCTGCCCGAGCGGGCTATGCTCTCGACCCTCGTCATGCTTCGCCTCGCCGAGGGCAGCGCCCTCTAGAGCCTCAGTCGGCCAGTCCCAGAGCGGCGGCTATGTCGCGCCAAGCGAGCAGCTTGAAGTTCTGCGCCTGCCCGTCATTATGGCCATCCTGGGCAATGAACAAACCGCCCGGATAGCCGGGACCGAAGTCGCCGAGCATCAGGTCTATGCCGTCGGTTTCCTCGACCGATCCGACCGCTCCCTTGGCGATCCGGAAACGGCCGACATAGCTGTCGTCGCTCAACCTATAGGCCGCATAGGCATTGTCGCCCTGGCTCGACACGATGACATATCCGCCTTCGGCACCGATCGGGGCAATGGCGACACCCTCCGCATCGGCGACGATGTTGCGCCCATCGGCGGCCGCAACCTTGACCGGGCTTGTGGCGCCGTCGGCACGGGCGTCAAAGCGCCACAGGCCGACATCCTCCTCGGCGACATAGAGCCGGCCGGTCCGGTCGTCAGCCGCGCATCCCTCGGACTGGGTGCCGAGCTTCAGCGTGCGGACGATGCGCCCGGTCGGCTGTGCCGAGCTGGCGTCGATCGCGACCTGGTTCACCGTCCCGTCCTTGAGGACGATGAAAGCGTGCAGCGTCGCGCCTTCGCGATAGAGGCAGACGCCATAGGCCTCGCCGCTGCCCGCCGGAAGCGTGCCCAGCGGGGTCAGCCTGGCCGTGGCCGTGTCGAGGCGAAACAGCGCCAGCTTCGCCTGCGTGATGTCGTTTCGGTCGCTGGCGACAACCAGAACGCCGGCCCCGCCCGGCATCGCGATGCCGTCGCGCAGGTCGACATTGTTGACGCGGCCCGCATCGACGAAATCGCGACGCTGGCCATCGAGACCATAGACGTAGAGGCCAGCCTTCTTGTCCGTCCCCACGATCAGGCTATCGGCCGGCGAGACCGGGTTGCGCCAGATGGCGGGATCGTCCGCCGCGTCGGCATTCGACGTGCCGACCGGCACGGTCTGTCCGCGTGCCGAGACGGAGACCGCCGGCGATGCCATGGCGATACGCTGTTCGACGGGTATCTCCCGGGCAGCGCATCCCGCGAGAAGCGGGAGCAAGAG encodes the following:
- a CDS encoding arginine N-succinyltransferase, with product MLIVRPAAIPDLDALMELAILSGRGFTSLPEDEATLLNRLTLSEASFRGERAPREAWYTLMLEDSETGRIEGLCGVRAAVGVGRPHFSFRVMTLAQFSSAINTRFDHQALVLVNECAGWTEVGSLYLRPERRSGGAGSLLARSRYMLIGADPKRFSETVMAELRGYFAPDGTCPFWEGVASKFFRLPFDEADHMVMSTDGQFILDLAPRHPIYVELIAASAADAIGRVHVEGEAARAMLEHEGFRGSGLVDIFDGGPTYSAPRDAIRTIERSARLSVRQGDVGDAPELLVSVDSITGFRAVRTKVRIDGDAAMLDDEAIDALHVGEGDVVRVRQ
- a CDS encoding phytase, whose protein sequence is MRGFSIGLLLPLLAGCAAREIPVEQRIAMASPAVSVSARGQTVPVGTSNADAADDPAIWRNPVSPADSLIVGTDKKAGLYVYGLDGQRRDFVDAGRVNNVDLRDGIAMPGGAGVLVVASDRNDITQAKLALFRLDTATARLTPLGTLPAGSGEAYGVCLYREGATLHAFIVLKDGTVNQVAIDASSAQPTGRIVRTLKLGTQSEGCAADDRTGRLYVAEEDVGLWRFDARADGATSPVKVAAADGRNIVADAEGVAIAPIGAEGGYVIVSSQGDNAYAAYRLSDDSYVGRFRIAKGAVGSVEETDGIDLMLGDFGPGYPGGLFIAQDGHNDGQAQNFKLLAWRDIAAALGLAD
- a CDS encoding N-succinylarginine dihydrolase; protein product: MKSIEINFDGLIGPIHNYAGLSPGNIASATNAGAVSQPRAAALQGLGKMRKLMDLGLVQGFFPPPRRPAIAALRALGFQGKDVEILSAAAREDPLLFNNICSASAMWAANAATVIASADSADGRVHFVTANLATMLHRSFEAVDTFAMLRRIFADESSFGVHPALPATQHFSDEGAANHMRLTPQHGTRGLNVFIHGAQRGSRFPERQARRAGEAVARLSGAPALHMLQSQRAIEAGAFHNDVVAVANEYVLLCHAEAFEDRDGLFAALAEAVPGFVPVEVDSITLDDAIRSYLFNSQLVTLPDGSMALILPSEAREHERVWTAVEAIVAGNNPIAQAIVVDVRESMRNGGGPACLRLRVPVTEAQRDAIDQRFLLDERRWEALCTLVDQHWPEQIAVSDLCLPELWENVGRAHDALDDLLTRI
- the astD gene encoding succinylglutamate-semialdehyde dehydrogenase, which translates into the protein MIRSFDPATAELVWEGEATPPGDIAPMIVAARASLSGWADRPLDERIAVLRRYAEILTERTDDLARVISRETGKPLWESRAELGSMAGKVAVSIAAQAERAGSREAETGFGRAILRHRPHGVMAVLGPYNFPGHLPNGHIVPALLAGNAVVFKPSEEAPLTGANMVAALHDAGVPPDILHLVQGGREQGAALISADIDGLLFTGSAETGQHFRRAMIDRPHVVLALELGGNNPLIAWGDPDAMAAAIVQSAFVTTGQRCSCARRLILPEGHEGDSTIEAVHTLAARLRIGAWDDPAEPYMGPLISPNAARNALEAVERLKALGARTLLPFERLDRSEAFVTPGMYDVTGLDVPDREIFAPILQIVRVPDFDAAIDAANATSFGLSAGLLSDDGALWQRFLHRSRAGVVNWNRPTTGAAANMPFGGLGESGNHRPSAYYAADYCAYPVASFEAEAVLDLTPELGARLL
- a CDS encoding hydrolase, with protein sequence MSDRDAIVETHRGALDLAADAPMLAQVRQWSAINSGSRNMDGLARQAGLLAEAFAMLPGAIDLVDAVPGENVDAAGTIRPVAYGRHLHLRVRPEAPVQLVLTGHMDTVFAEDHPFQALTDLDGGAILNGPGVADMKGGIAVMLAALRGVEASPLRERIGYEVVINSDEEIGSPGSAALIARAAQGKLAALTYEPSALPDGTLAGARPGSGNFSLIVSGRSAHAGRNPEDGRNALVAAADLALRLYQARRPGLSINPAKIDGGGPNNMVPDRAVLRVNLRPALPEDQHAAEALIAETIAAVKAAHGVTIHLHGGFGRPPKPLDARAQKLFALVEDSAALLGRPIGHRPSGGVCDGNNIAACGVPVVDTMGVRGGAIHSADEYLIVESLPERAMLSTLVMLRLAEGSAL